The DNA segment GTTATCACGGACGCAAGCCATGAAAGAGTTCGAGAAAAAATTCGCGAACAAGTACGCCACAGCGTTGCATCGTTTTCTGAATGATGCGACGGAGCTGCATTTGGAGCAGGCCTACGAACTCGGGCGCAAAGCGATCAACAAAGGCGTCGGCGTCCTCGCCATGGCTCGAATCCATCAACAATCGTTGGCGGACTTCGGCATGCACGCTCTGACGATCACCGAGCAGACCTATTCCTGGAAGCAGTCCGAACTGTTCTTTCTCGAAGCCCTGTCACCTTTCGAAGCCACTCATCGCGGCTTCAGTGAAGCAAACCTCCGTCTGCAAGAACTCATCAAGGTCTTTGAAAAACGTAATGTCGAGCTGGCCAGGATGAATCAGGAACTCGAAAGCGAAGTCGCCCAGCGCAAGAAGTCGGAGAAAGCCTTGCGAGAGAATCAAAAACAACTGCGGGATCTCTCCGAAAAGATTTTGCACATCCAGGAACAGGAACGCACACGCATCAGCCGCGAACTGCACGATGACGTAGGTCAGGCCCTGACAGCCATCAACGTCAATCTGACGTTGCATAAAAAGAATCTGGAAGCGCCACTAGAAAATCTTCACGCCAAGGTGCTTGAAACGCAGAAACTCGTGGAAGAGGCGATGGAGCGGATGCACCGCTTTGCCCATGAATTGCGGCCAGCAATGCTGGATGACCTTGGGCTTATCCCTGCCCTGCGCTCTTACGTGAAAGGTTTTGCCGATCGCAGCGGCATCATCGTAGATCTCCGTACGGATGCTTCAGCAGAGATGCTGGGGCCAGACAGCAAAACGACCGTGTTCCGCGTTGTGCAAGAAAGCCTCAACAACGTGGCCAAACACGCGAAAGCCAGCCGCGTGGATCTGAGCGTGGAGAAAATGGATGAACAAATCCATGTCTTCATCAAAGACAACGGACAGGCTTTTTCCGTAAAAGAAAAGATCCATGGAAAGAATAAGCGCCTCGGCCTCTTGGGCATGCAGGAACGCGTGCGTCTGGTAGATGGCGCGTTCCAGATAAAATCCAAAGTCGGCCAAGGCACCACCGTCCACGTAAAACTACCTTTCATCAACACCCTCAACACTCCACCCCCACCCCAAAAACACCATGCAAAAGATAACTGTATTACTTGCTGATGATCACACAGTAGTCCGTCAGGGCCTGCGCGCCCTGCTCCAAACGGAACCCAACATCGAAGTCGTAGGCGAAGCTGAGAATGGCCGTCAGGCGGTGCAGCTCGTCACCAAGCTTATGCCCGATGTCGTGGTCATGGACATCGCCATGCCCTTGCTCAACGGCCTCGAAGCCACACGCCAAATCACGCGTGAAGCACCCGGAACGAAAGTGCTCATCCTCTCCTCCTACAACGATGACGAGTATGTGCATCAACTCACCGAAGCCGGTGCGTGCGGTTATCTCGTGAAGCAAACGGCGGCGAATGATCTCGTGAAGGCGATCAGTGAAGCGCGTCGCGGCAATGCGTATTTCAGCCCGTCTATCTCTAAGCGCCTCCTCGACCACTATCGCGAAGCGTTCGTGAAAGGCACACCCGTCAGCAAGACTGGTGATCTGCTCACCTCACGCGAATCCGAGGTGCTGCAATTGATCGCGGAAGGCAAAGCGAACAAACAGATCGCGGCGGAACTGTGCATCAGCATCAAGACGGTGGAGAAGCATCGTCAGCAGGTGATGAACAAGCTGCACATCCATGACATCGCCGGTCTGACGCGCTATGCGATCTCGAAGGGCATCATCGAGAGCAATGTGGTGCATAGCACGCTGGCGGTTTGATGGCTTTTTGGAGCTATTGACTGTCAGTTAAGCCGTTGGCTTTCTCACCCCTCACCCCGGCCCTCTCCCCGTTTAGGGGAGAGGGAGAACATTTCACACTGCTTCAAAAATGCGGCTGGCTTCTATAGCCAAGCCGCATTTTCTCTTTCCATAAAACGGAGATCGCGCGGAGTCGGCTTTCGCCAAGGACTTCCGCGCGATCAAGACCGCAGGGCTCGCCCGCGGTTAATTGGTCACATACACCATGTAGAAACCTTGCGCCGTGGCGCTGGTATCCAACCAGCTCGCCACAGTGGTGTTCGCCTGGATGCTGCCGCTCAGCTCAGTCCAGGTAGTGTCTGTGAGATTCTTCTTGCCGACCACGCGGTAGGTCTTGCCCGCCACGCTGTTCCAGGTCACGCGCATTCCGCCCGTCTCTTTCTTCACGGTGCCGATTGGAACCACGTTACCCGCGATGGTCGCATCCGCACTGGCCGTGCCGATGGTGTAAGCCGAGTGGGCCACGGAGGCCAAGGTCACCGTCTTCGTCGTGGCCGCAAGCGTCGTGGACGTCTTAGGCGTGACGGTGACCGTAGTTGAGGTGCTGCCTGCAGGGATCGTCACCGTGGAAGCCAGCGTGTTGTAGTCAGCACCGTTCGTCGCCGTGCCGCTATAGGCAAGGTTTACCGTGAGGGCCGAAGCTGTGCTGCCCGTGCGACTCACCGTGAACGTGCCGGTGTCAGGACCGATCTTGGAGGCGGTGGCGTCCGTCGCCGCAATGCTCACCGTGGGCAGCGTCGTAGCCGTGTCGTTGTCTGCGATGGAAATGGTGGCCGAAGCCGCCGCACCCATCTGGTAAGCGCCATCGCCCGAGAGCGAGAGCACCACCGTCTCCTCACCTTCCACTGCGGTGTCATCCACCGGAGTGATGATCACGACTGCTGAGCTGATGCCGATAGGCAGCGTCAGTGACAGGCTGGTCGCGTTGTAGTCCACACCCTGCGTGGCCGTGCCACCCAAGGTGTAATTAATCGTCAACGGAGCGAGCAACGAGCCCGTGCGGGTGATCGTGAACACACCGACGCCGAGCAGATTCTCGGAGGCGATCGCGTCCGTGGCCGTGACCGTCACGGTCGGCAAGGCTGGACCATCGTTGTCATACAGATATACCGTGGCCACGCTCGGCGTGCCGAGGTTGTAGGCGGCATTCGCCTGAATCGTCAGGATGGCTGTTTCCGTGCCTTCCACGATGGTGTCATCATACGCGCACACGGTCAGCGTGGCGGAGGTGGCACCGGCTGGGATCACGATGGATTCCGGCATATCACCTTGCGGCGTGCGCACATCCGTCCACTTGGCGGCTGTGCCGCTGAGCTTGTAGTTCACTGTCAAGGCCGTAGCCGTGCTGCCCTTGCGAGTGAAGGTGTAAACAGCGGTGTCAGCGCCTTCCGTGGTGCTCACATCCGTAGCAACGACGCTCACCGTCGGGAGGCTGTTCGTGGCGAAGAAGCTCGCCGTAGCGACAGCGCGACGGCCGTCAGCCCATTGCGCTTCCGCTTCGATCCATTGGTCACCATAGCTCGCTGGCTTGAAGGTGAAGGTGCTGCCGTAAGCAGGCTCCTGATCGCGCGCTTCCCACACGATGCGGGCACCGCTCAAGTCGAGGCCGTCCACTTGCATGGAAACCGTCACAGTGCTGTTTGTGCCGACTTCCGTAGGCGTGCCCACGATGCGGGCCGTAGTGGACTTCCAAGCTTGAGTCTTCGTCGGCGTCAACGTCGCGAGATATGCGATGCTCACGATCCCACGGGCTTGGGCAACGGCCACGAACTCAGTCGTGACGTTGAAGTTATCCGCCCAGCGGTCGTAATAAGGATACGGAGCCGTGCTCGCGTCATCGTTCGGGAACGTGAGGGCCGTGAGTTCGGAACCATACTTCTCAGAGTAGATGAAACCGGCCTGGATGTTACCCTGCGGGATACCGGCAGGCGGCATCACGCGGCGGTCGCTCTGCGCATATTGGTGCACGATCTCGCGCTGGCGCTTCCAGCCCATGCCCGTGAGGTAGCTGACGTTCACCGGGTTGCAGCCCGCTTCGTAGTTCAAGTTCGCCAGCATGGCGTCCACATAGGTCGCCTTAGGCGTGATCTGCTGGGCCACGACGATGTCGAAGGCTTGCTCGTTCGAGAAATACCAACCGGCACCGCGCACGCGCTTCGTCGCAGCAGGGAAGCTGCTGCCGTAGGCACCTTGATTGGACCAGAGGAGCGCGTCATCCGCAGCGGCGATCACCTGACCTTCGCACTTGGCGAGGTAAGCGGCGTTCAATTGCGCCGTCGTCAAACGACCACTGCGGGCTGCGAACGCATAGCTGCGGATCGCATGGCCGTAGCAGCCATACAAGCGCCACCAGCCCCAGCGGAACGTGGCGGAGCTGCTCGGATCCGGCAACCACTCGTTCAGCTTCTGCTGATACTGGGCTTCACCGGTAGCTACGAACATTTCCGCAGCGGCCCAAGCGAGCTCGTCGTCGTGCGTGAAGTCATCACCGTAATGCGTGATTTTCTGATAAGAACCAGCCTTGCCATAGCGGCTCACAGCATTCGTCAGGAACGTCCAGCCGAGCTTGGCCTTAGCGAGGTAAGCAGCGGCTTCAGCCGGATACTTCTGCTTGAACAGCGGAGAGGACGCGGTCTGTGCCAGTGCAGCCACCGAGGCAGCCGTGGAAGACGTGGTCTTCGGCCAGACGACTTGCTCGTCACCTTGGTCAGGCTGCGTGCCGCTCTCGTATTCGCGTTCGCGAGGATACACAAGGAAGTAGAAACCGCCGTCCGTGTCCTGCAGCTTTGCAAGGAAGTCAGCTTCCCACTTGGCCGCTTGTAGCACGTCGCTGATGCCATCACCGCTCTCCGGCACACCGAGGTTGTCGAGGGATGCGATGCCCGGAACGGAATCCACGGCGAACATGAGGTAGTGGATCAGGTTCGCGCTATTGATCGTATACTTGCTGTAATCACCCGCGTCATGATGACCACCGGTCACATCGATCAGGTTCGTCTTGATGAACGGGAACAACTGGTTCGCCGGGCTGGTCAGCTTCGGGGCCGTTTGCGCCACGTTATCCGGATTCGCCTTCATCGCGTAGTTGGAGATCGTCGTCCAGGTGAACTGGAAGGAGGACGACGGCATCGGCACGCTCACAAGGTCGTGATGGCAGTTCTCATGCGTGTGGCGGGTGAACGGCATCACATTGTTCGTACCGCAGCGTTGGTGATAGAGACCGAGCGCATAAGCGCGGGTGAAACCCATCGCAATGCCGTCATCGATCAGAAAAGGCAAAGAGGCACCGAGGCCCGGAACCATCAACTGATATTCGCCAGGCGTTGTGAAGTTGCTGAAATCAGCTTCCAAAACCTTTTGGTAAGGCGTCGGAGTGTAAACATAGCCGACATCTGCGCGCGCCTTGAGCGTGCCCGTGAAGGCCGTCGCACCGTTCTGAACATTCACGAGCGAGAAGCCCAGCGAGCTGGACACATTCATCTCACCCAAGTTGCCGAGGTAGTAACCGACCATCGCCTTCTTCGGCAGGCTCGGCACATAACCTTCTTGGTTCACATGAATGGCCGGGCTGTAGCGCAGTGGCTCGGCTTTCGCCGTGAACTTCATTGAAGAGTTCCAGAGCGAAGCGCTCGGGTTCTTCACTTCCACCGTCGCGTTGTCAGGGATCGCCGACGCGAGTTGCAGGTAGAGGTTGTTCTCGATGCGCAGGTCATACACAGCGAGCGGCGCGTAGAGCGGACGGCGCTTGAAACCGACCGCAGAAACTGCCACCGCTTGGCCGTTCACCGTCACTTCGAACTGGTTGAGCGCTGGTGCGGAGAATGTGCCGGAGTTGACCAAGTTCCAGACCGAGGGAACACCGCCCGGAGCCTTCGTGCCAATCGCCTTCAGTTCGAGAACCGTCGGCGCAAGGATGTTCAGGCCACTATCATTTGTCTTCGGCAGTTCGAGCGCCGTGTAATTCACCACAGAGGAGAGCACATTGCTGATGCCACCGACGATGTTCGTCACCGTGCCCACAATGTTCGTGTTCGTGCTGTTGGTGTTCGTAGAACCGCCACCGGACGATGTGCCCGTGCCGCTCGAGA comes from the Verrucomicrobiia bacterium genome and includes:
- a CDS encoding sensor histidine kinase → MKEFEKKFANKYATALHRFLNDATELHLEQAYELGRKAINKGVGVLAMARIHQQSLADFGMHALTITEQTYSWKQSELFFLEALSPFEATHRGFSEANLRLQELIKVFEKRNVELARMNQELESEVAQRKKSEKALRENQKQLRDLSEKILHIQEQERTRISRELHDDVGQALTAINVNLTLHKKNLEAPLENLHAKVLETQKLVEEAMERMHRFAHELRPAMLDDLGLIPALRSYVKGFADRSGIIVDLRTDASAEMLGPDSKTTVFRVVQESLNNVAKHAKASRVDLSVEKMDEQIHVFIKDNGQAFSVKEKIHGKNKRLGLLGMQERVRLVDGAFQIKSKVGQGTTVHVKLPFINTLNTPPPPQKHHAKDNCITC
- a CDS encoding glycoside hydrolase family 9 protein; translation: MAHQSAIATGLHQHYFDYATATLAVNTGDKLFAYVYLDPANPPRELMLQWTDGSWEHRAYWGENLITYGTAGTASRYNAGALPATGQWVRLEVPASAVGLEGRTVKGMAFAAYGGRVTWDYAGKANGTVVVPADMTAPTVAISAPVNNATVSGAVVSVTATAADNIGVAGVQFRLNGANLGSEVTSAPYTVAWNTTNLTNGAQSLSAVARDAAGNKSTNTVSVTVNNVVTAPTNSTDTATVWVDNAVPAGATSGSEGGDTWNWVSSNPAPYSGAVAHQSAIASGMHQHYFDWATATMTVNAGDKLFTYIYLDPANVPSEVMLQWNDGSWEHRAYWGANTITSGVNGTASRYYVGALPAAGQWVRLEVPASAVGLEGKTVRGMAFTLYGGRATWDYAGKSAAGSTTTPTTPTMPTVTASVTDATAVIGTTDNAVISFTRTGDTSSALLVNYNLGGSAVKWTDYRRPEGDMPVAITIPAGSASANLTLVAVANVGAVNPQTVALTLATNAAYTVGTASALTVNLSSGTGTSSGGGSTNTNSTNTNIVGTVTNIVGGISNVLSSVVNYTALELPKTNDSGLNILAPTVLELKAIGTKAPGGVPSVWNLVNSGTFSAPALNQFEVTVNGQAVAVSAVGFKRRPLYAPLAVYDLRIENNLYLQLASAIPDNATVEVKNPSASLWNSSMKFTAKAEPLRYSPAIHVNQEGYVPSLPKKAMVGYYLGNLGEMNVSSSLGFSLVNVQNGATAFTGTLKARADVGYVYTPTPYQKVLEADFSNFTTPGEYQLMVPGLGASLPFLIDDGIAMGFTRAYALGLYHQRCGTNNVMPFTRHTHENCHHDLVSVPMPSSSFQFTWTTISNYAMKANPDNVAQTAPKLTSPANQLFPFIKTNLIDVTGGHHDAGDYSKYTINSANLIHYLMFAVDSVPGIASLDNLGVPESGDGISDVLQAAKWEADFLAKLQDTDGGFYFLVYPREREYESGTQPDQGDEQVVWPKTTSSTAASVAALAQTASSPLFKQKYPAEAAAYLAKAKLGWTFLTNAVSRYGKAGSYQKITHYGDDFTHDDELAWAAAEMFVATGEAQYQQKLNEWLPDPSSSATFRWGWWRLYGCYGHAIRSYAFAARSGRLTTAQLNAAYLAKCEGQVIAAADDALLWSNQGAYGSSFPAATKRVRGAGWYFSNEQAFDIVVAQQITPKATYVDAMLANLNYEAGCNPVNVSYLTGMGWKRQREIVHQYAQSDRRVMPPAGIPQGNIQAGFIYSEKYGSELTALTFPNDDASTAPYPYYDRWADNFNVTTEFVAVAQARGIVSIAYLATLTPTKTQAWKSTTARIVGTPTEVGTNSTVTVSMQVDGLDLSGARIVWEARDQEPAYGSTFTFKPASYGDQWIEAEAQWADGRRAVATASFFATNSLPTVSVVATDVSTTEGADTAVYTFTRKGSTATALTVNYKLSGTAAKWTDVRTPQGDMPESIVIPAGATSATLTVCAYDDTIVEGTETAILTIQANAAYNLGTPSVATVYLYDNDGPALPTVTVTATDAIASENLLGVGVFTITRTGSLLAPLTINYTLGGTATQGVDYNATSLSLTLPIGISSAVVIITPVDDTAVEGEETVVLSLSGDGAYQMGAAASATISIADNDTATTLPTVSIAATDATASKIGPDTGTFTVSRTGSTASALTVNLAYSGTATNGADYNTLASTVTIPAGSTSTTVTVTPKTSTTLAATTKTVTLASVAHSAYTIGTASADATIAGNVVPIGTVKKETGGMRVTWNSVAGKTYRVVGKKNLTDTTWTELSGSIQANTTVASWLDTSATAQGFYMVYVTN
- a CDS encoding response regulator transcription factor; protein product: MQKITVLLADDHTVVRQGLRALLQTEPNIEVVGEAENGRQAVQLVTKLMPDVVVMDIAMPLLNGLEATRQITREAPGTKVLILSSYNDDEYVHQLTEAGACGYLVKQTAANDLVKAISEARRGNAYFSPSISKRLLDHYREAFVKGTPVSKTGDLLTSRESEVLQLIAEGKANKQIAAELCISIKTVEKHRQQVMNKLHIHDIAGLTRYAISKGIIESNVVHSTLAV